In Myxocyprinus asiaticus isolate MX2 ecotype Aquarium Trade chromosome 32, UBuf_Myxa_2, whole genome shotgun sequence, one genomic interval encodes:
- the LOC127423333 gene encoding uncharacterized protein LOC127423333 — translation MMAPQMAASVWSAPIVLLFLFVCLVFSNLFPVSFTRDELLNIRQHIPANLFPDFEYSDVLLDILVGGMAVLFKCTMRRRRGKRAGALVRLRRRRFRTALPSIHLANLCSLPNKTDELHLLTCTNKDFSNSAAMCFTETWLSEAIPDSALHLPGFQLFKADRIAELTGKTRGGGTCFYINESWCTDVTTLKKMCCPNLEALFINCKPFYSPREFSSFILVTVYIAPNVCLNAVLQQLTVQITDTEQQYPDSVIIILGDFNKANLTRELPKYKQYITYPTRDRNILDHCYTTIKDAYRSVPRADLVLSDHCLVHLLPTYRQKLKSTKPVVRTEKRWTSEAERELQACFDCTDWSVFEAADTNLYKLTDTVTSYISFCEDMCIPTRTYLIFNNDKPWFTAELR, via the coding sequence atgatggcgccgcagatggccgcctcggtgtggagcgctcctattgttttgttgtttttgtttgtttgtcttgtgtttagtaatctttttccagtcagttttaccagagacgaactgctgaacattcgacagcatataccagccaatcttttcccggattttgaatattcggacgttttgttggacattttagtcggaggcatggctgtgctgtttaaatgcactatgagacgcaggcgagggaagcGAGCAGGCGCGCTCGTCAGGCTGCGTCGGCgcagatttcgaacagcgctgccgagcattcatcttgcgaatctctgctctctccctaacaaaacagatgaactacatctcctcacctgcacaaacaaagacttttcaaactctgctgccatgtgcttcacagaaacatggctgagtgaagccattccggacagcgcgttacatctgccgggctttcagctgttcaaagcggatcgcatcgcggagttaacggggaaaacgagaggcggtggaacatgcttttacatcaatgaaagttggtgtacagatgtaacaacgttaaagaagatgtgctgtcctaatttggaagcactctttattaactgtaagcctttctactcgccgcgggagttttcctcgtttattctggtgactgtgtatatcgcgccaaacgtgtgtttgaatgccgtgCTGCAGCAGCTGACTgttcaaatcacagacacagaacaacaatacccggactcagttattattattcttggggattttaacaaagcaaacctcacacgtgaactgcccaaatacaaacagtacATTACAtacccaaccagagacagaaatatactggatcactgctacacaacaataaaggatgcatatcgctctgtccctagagcagatttggtactatctgatcactgtctggttcatcttcttccaacctacaggcagaaattaaaatcaaccaagccagtagtaaggactgaaaagagatggaccagtgaagcagagcgggaactacaagcctgctttgactgcactgattggagtgtttttgaagctgcagacaccaatctgtacaagctcacagatactgtaacatcatatatcagtttctgtgaggatatgtgcattcctactaggacttatttaatatttaacaacgacaaaccatggtttacagcagaactcaggtag
- the LOC127423332 gene encoding mRNA decay activator protein ZFP36L2-A-like — protein MCKLCPCTTLPKPVRLNSKELSRSFPTQFEETNLFQPWISQTSLSTQGSCSVRTLFFFLSWNSLQKMSASVLSPIYDFDRQKVPNSNTVYLQDMQEKRKVGVPFASSNTNNNRSFGYFRSNSTNHMDFNMSNRLQIGLESSTAAFMNKENKYRDRAFSETGERSQQLHELLQQKPSSQINSTRYKTELCRPFEENGSCKYGEKCQFAHGYHELRNLSRHPKYKTEPCRTFHTIGFCPYGPRCHFIHNADERRAATSNTQPRLNREMGVLSVLGEKASTNPFMTRRERPKLHHSSSFSGFSSSHSNESALIDSPTSRTPPPPTCAFSFYEDALTPNSPCLNAFTFPDQDLKAFLAPIIPQTSGALFSNIHANACPPSPPFKMSHFPSMRPLSESPVFDSPPSPPDSLSDPEGYLSGSCCSSGTISGSESPSMDANRRLPIFSRLSISDD, from the exons ATGTGCAAACTTTGCCCTTGCACGACACTCCCCAAACCCGTGCGGCTCAACTCCAAAGAACTCAGCAGATCTTTCCCGACTCAGTTTGAAGAGACTAACCTCTTTCAGCCGTGGATTTCGCAAACGTCTTTGAGTACACAAGGATCCTGCTCGGTccgaacacttttttttttcctgagctgGAACTCACTTCAGAAAATGTCTGCTTCGGTGCTGTCTCCCATATATGATTTCGACAGG CAAAAAGTCCCAAATTCAAATACAGTCTATCTCCAGGACATGCAGGAAAAGAGGAAGGTCGGGGTCCCATTCGCCTCCTCCAATACCAACAACAACAGATCTTTTGGTTATTTCAGGAGTAACTCGACAAACCACATGGACTTCAACATGAGCAACAGGCTTCAGATCGGTTTAGAAAGCTCGACAGCTGCCTTCATGAATAAAGAGAACAAGTACCGAGACCGTGCATTCAGTGAGACGGGGGAACGCAGTCAACAACTCCATGAACTTCTTCAGCAAAAGCCCAGTTCTCAGATAAACTCAACCCGCTACAAAACCGAACTCTGCAGACCGTTCGAAGAAAACGGCTCGTGCAAGTATGGAGAAAAGTGTCAGTTCGCTCACGGCTACCATGAACTGAGAAACCTGTCCCGCCACCCCAAGTACAAGACCGAGCCGTGCCGCACATTCCACACTATTGGTTTCTGCCCGTACGGCCCCCGATGCCACTTCATTCATAACGCGGACGAGCGCAGAGCTGCCACAAGTAACACTCAACCGAGACTTAACCGGGAGATGGGTGTCTTGAGTGTCTTGGGAGAGAAAGCGTCTACAAATCCATTTATGACACGGAGGGAAAGACCGAAGCTGCACCACAGCTCGAGTTTTTCGGGATTTTCCAGCTCCCACAGCAACGAGTCAGCGTTGATTGACAGCCCGACATCACGCACGCCCCCGCCGCCCACCTGCGCGTTCAGCTTCTATGAGGACGCGCTCACTCCAAATTCCCCCTGTCTAAACGCGTTCACTTTCCCCGATCAGGATCTTAAAGCTTTTCTTGCGCCTATCATCCCTCAGACCAGTGGAGCCTTGTTCAGTAACATCCATGCCAATGCTTGTCCTCCATCACCTCCTTTCAAAATGAGCCACTTTCCCTCCATGCGTCCACTCTCAGAGTCTCCAGTGTTTGATTCTCCTCCAAGCCCACCAGATTCCCTCTCAGATCCTGAGGGGTACCTGAGTGGCTCTTGCTGTTCCTCTGGCACAATCAGTGGCTCTGAGTCGCCCAGTATGGATGCCAATAGACGTTTGCCAATCTTCAGCAGGCTGTCGATTTCAGACGATTAA